A DNA window from Bos indicus x Bos taurus breed Angus x Brahman F1 hybrid chromosome 16, Bos_hybrid_MaternalHap_v2.0, whole genome shotgun sequence contains the following coding sequences:
- the TNFRSF1B gene encoding tumor necrosis factor receptor superfamily member 1B encodes MAPTAFWAALAVGLQFWAAGRAVPAQAVFTPYIPEPGSSCRQQEYYNQKIQMCCSKCPPGYRVQSLCNMTLDTICASCESSTYTQLWNLVTACFSCNSRCSSDQVETQACTTKQNRICTCKPGWYCTLGRQEGCRLCVALRKCGPGFGVAKPGTATTNVICAPCGPGTFSDTTSYTDTCKPHRNCSSVAIPGTASTDAVCTSVLPTRKVARGPATTRSQHMEPTLGPSTAPSTFFLLPKVPSPPSSPVEQPNTGNISLPIELIVGVTALGLLLIVVVNCVIMTQKKKKPFCLQGDAKVPHLPANKAQGAPGPEQQHLLTTAPSSSSSSLESSTSSTDKRAPTRSQLQSPGVEKASTSGEAQTGCSSSEASSGGHGTQVNVTCIVNVCSGPDHSSQCPSQAGSTRDTDASTPNSPKEEQVPFSKEERPFQSQPGAPETLLQGLEEKPLPLGVPDAGMKPS; translated from the exons gcTGTGTTTACCCCCTACATCCCAGAGCCTGGAAGCTCATGCCGGCAGCAAGAATACTACAACCAGAAGATCCAGATGTGCTGCAGCAAATGTCCACCAG GCTACCGTGTACAGTCTTTATGCAACATGACCTTGGACACCATATGTGCCTCCTGTGAGAGCAGCACATACACCCAGCTCTGGAACTTGGTCACCGCATGCTTTAGCTGTAACTCGCGCTGCAGCTCTG ACCAGGTGGAAACTCAAGCCTGCACAACGAAACAGAATCGCATCTGCACCTGCAAGCCAGGCTGGTACTGCaccctggggaggcaggagggctgCCGGCTGTGCGTGGCGCTGCGCAAATGCGGCCCTGGCTTCGGCGTGGCCAAACCAG GAACTGCAACAACAAACGTGATATGCGCTCCCTGTGGCCCGGGGACATTCTCAGATACAACATCTTACACGGATACCTGCAAGCCCCACCGGAA cTGCAGTTCTGTGGCCATTCCTGGTACCGCATCGACAGATGCAGTCTGCACCTCTGTGCTCCCCACCCGGAAGGTGGCCCGGGGCCCAGCCACCACAAGATCCCAGCACATGGAGCCGACTCTGGGGCCCAGCACAGCTCCAAgcaccttcttcctcctcccaaaAGTCCCAAGTCCTCCAAGTTCCCCAGTGGAACAGCCCAACACAGGGAACATCTCTCTTCCCATTG aaCTGATTGTGGGTGTGACAGCATTGGGTCTGCTTCTGATAGTTGTCGTGAACTGTGTCATCATGACCCAGAAAAAAA AGAAGCCCTTCTGCCTGCAAGGAGATGCCAAGGTG CCACACCTGCCTGCCAACAAGGCCCAAGGTGCCCCAGGCCCTGAGCAACAGCACCTGCTGACCACGGCGCCAAGCTCCAGCAGCAGTTCCCTGGAGAGCTCGACCAGCAGCACGGACAAGAGGGCGCCCACCAGGTCCCAGCTGCAGTCTCCAGGCGTGGAGAAGGCCAGCACGTCGGGGGAGGCTCAGACCGGCTGCAGTAGCTCAG AGGCGTCTTCCGGTGGCCACGGGACCCAGGTCAACGTCACCTGCATTGTCAATGTTTGCAGCGGCCCTGATCACAGCTCGCAGTGCCCCTCCCAGGCCGGCTCCACGAGGGACACAGACGCCAGCACCCCCAACTCCCCGAAAGAGGAGCAGGTCCCCTTCTCCAAGGAGGAACGCCCCTTTCAGTCCCAGCCGGGGGCTCCAGAGACTCTGCTGCAGGGCCTGGAGGAGAAGCCCCTGCCACTCGGTGTGCCTGATGCAGGAATGAAGCCCAGTTAA